From Carassius auratus strain Wakin chromosome 9, ASM336829v1, whole genome shotgun sequence:
GCACCAAACTTTACAGTTGTATTCATATCTTTTTTCCTTAAAACAAAGCagttaaaaatagcattttattcatTAGACTTATTTTTTCTGACTGCTGACTATTCTCtaatttatggagtgataaaagaGAAATCCTAAATTTGTGTATAAACATTTAGCTCTTATACTGTATGtgaacaaaattaaacaataattgTGAACCTGACTTTATGCAATGCTTAGATTTCTTTCTGGAGATTTATGCTAATTACTGCATATACAATGAATGCATTATAAGCATCTTCCAGATGCATATATGCAGCTGAAAAAATCTATCTTTCACATCATGAGGTCCTTCAGTTGAAGAACCCATTTGTCAGTTGGCCTCTAGTTGAAACCAactgctgttttgtttttcagatttCAGTGGAACATGCGGAAGAGTGTCAGGGAGCATTTGAAACCCTGCTGCAAAATCCCACTGATTTCATATGAAGAGAAGACAGCTCTGACAGCTGACGTCAGGCTGCAAACAAATGCCGTTTTGTTCTGCATTTCTGCCTGAGGTACCATCGCTAATGGCTGCAAGACCATTCGAGATCTACAGCTCCAAGTGCACGTAAATGCATCACAATGCCTTCAAAAGTGTCATGCCTCTACGTGTTGACGGTCGTTTGCTGGGCCAGCGCTTTGTGGTACTTAAGTATATCCCGTCCCACGTCATCCTATGTGAGCCAACTGTCCGTCCCGGCACGTAAAACAGCGAAAGCGCACAAGAGCAACGCCACCACAACCTTTGGCAACATCCGGACGCGTCCGTTGAACCCCCACGCCTTCGATTTCATCATCAACGAGCCCAAGAAATGCGAAACGAACGTGCCCTTCCTCGTCATCCTCATCACGACCACGCACAAAGAGTTCAATGCCCGCCAAGCCATCAGGGAAACGTGGGGCGACGAAAGCACCTTCAGCGACCTCCGCATCATTACGCTCTTTCTTCTGGGACGCAGCACGGACTCAGTACTCAACCAAATGGTGGAGCAAGAAAGCGAGATCTTTCACGACATCGTAGTGGAGGACTTCATCGACTCGTACCACAATCTCACTCTCAAAACGCTGATGGGAATGCGCTGGGTGGCCACTTTCTGCAACCAAGCCAAGTACGTGATGAAAACCGACAGCGATATCTTCGTGAACATGGACAACTTGGTGTATAAACTCTTGAAGCCGGCCACCAAACCTCGACGGAGGTACTTCACGGGATACGTCATCAACGGCGGACCCATTCGGGACATGCGCAGCAAGTGGTACATGCCCAGAGACCTTTACCCCGAGAGCAAGTACCCGCCATTTTGCTCCGGCACTGGGTACGTGTTCTCAGCGGACGTTGCAGAGCTCATCTACAAGACGTCCTTGCACACCAGACTCTTGCATCTGGAGGACGTTTATGTCGGGGTGTGTTTGAGGAAGCTGGCCATTCACCCGTATCAGAACAGTGGCTTCAATCACTGGAAAATGGCCTACAGTCTTTGCAGGTACCGTCGAGTCATTACCGTACACCAGATCTCCCCTGAGGAGATGCATCGTATCTGGAATGACATGACCAGCAAGAAGCATCTCAAGTGTTAGTGGGAGCTGCCCGAGGATGTGTATTTGTGCCCTTTTTTAAATCCCCATGGCGCACAGATAGGACACAGAGCCTTGGGACAAACTGTAGTTCTTTCTTAGAAACACTTACTTCCTTCTGGGGCATGTCAACGATTTCGAAACACGCCAAGCCCATCGTTTGAGCTCGTTGAGAACCGGTTGGGAAATGTGCAATTCGTGTTTAATATTATAACTGTGCCAGTCTAAAACTAGTGAAGGAGTTTCTTTTGGTTCAGATGCACAGCGTTCAGTTTTCTTTGCACATTATTCTGGTTGTACAAATGAAAGTACCATTGCTTTGTTTACTGTATGTGGAAGCGCCTGCTATTATTTGTTAACACGTTCAGAAACCTCTTTTCTTGAAAAAGACAACGGCGATGTATAGCTCCTTATTTATaagtataaaattattttcttactcCTAGAAGTTGAACATCATTGCTTCAGCACAGCTAATGTTTGTAGTTATACTGTAAATCTGTATATCTAAATTCATTAACGCTTGGTATCAGGTGTCATTTAGTGagtatttactgtacatggtAAACCTGTAGAAAAATACTGTGTAAGGAACGCAGTGTAAACGTGGAATATAATGAActtgaaagtgattttttttcttcttctctggaATATGATTTCATAGAGGCCAAAATGTGATTCATATGTTTCTTTTGTTGTCTGGAGTAATTGAGGGGACGCGTGACATTAAACtgtgaaaacaaaaatgcatatattattCCCCATGGGTACTATTGTATTATACTGTGTATTTTTACATGACAATATAtaacagcgtttttttttttttttttttttttcgtaagcgttgatctttttatttgtatgttttgctCATTTATATTCAAGATTCTAAAgggataataaaataatttactcaaGTCAAAgagttaaagaaattaataatctTATTCAGTTGGCCcacaataaatgaatgaaagcaaagacatttataatgttaaaaaatatttcaaataaatgctgttattttgaactctATTCATCAAGAGTCCTATAGAATTCATCAATGTAGCAAattaacatattagaatgatttctgaaggatcatgtgacactgaagatgatggtgctgaaaattcagctttgcatggcaggaataaaataatattttaaaagatattaacataaaaaatggttattataagttgtaataatatttcacaatattgctgtttttaattgtatttttcat
This genomic window contains:
- the LOC113108264 gene encoding beta-1,3-galactosyltransferase 1-like, yielding MPSKVSCLYVLTVVCWASALWYLSISRPTSSYVSQLSVPARKTAKAHKSNATTTFGNIRTRPLNPHAFDFIINEPKKCETNVPFLVILITTTHKEFNARQAIRETWGDESTFSDLRIITLFLLGRSTDSVLNQMVEQESEIFHDIVVEDFIDSYHNLTLKTLMGMRWVATFCNQAKYVMKTDSDIFVNMDNLVYKLLKPATKPRRRYFTGYVINGGPIRDMRSKWYMPRDLYPESKYPPFCSGTGYVFSADVAELIYKTSLHTRLLHLEDVYVGVCLRKLAIHPYQNSGFNHWKMAYSLCRYRRVITVHQISPEEMHRIWNDMTSKKHLKC